One Methanosarcinales archaeon DNA segment encodes these proteins:
- a CDS encoding tetrahydromethanopterin S-methyltransferase subunit E produces the protein MTDPIIMDMGIVALTGALATIAGAAEDLESDVGSQSNPNSQVQLAAQMNFPHRIFNKAISGEPVSYGLFCATGGTMASVLIAKEMSVIFAIAIGAFIAALVLGLFSITAHLGRCASQKRFKQPIYMDMVTGHIPVIMGHGFIAVFCIVSFSFIMDHFMGHPFPLPLLALLWGITAGAIGSSTGDVHYGAEREFQQQEFGAGLNAAFSGNIVRKAESGLRNGMDNVWACAKFGGPMTGLALGLTVFLDNWRSTIFSGMDPVPGSINAIITGIIIVLILILANRLVEVKARKAYGPYKEESGGVTA, from the coding sequence ATGACTGATCCAATAATTATGGATATGGGCATTGTTGCGCTGACTGGGGCTCTGGCCACTATCGCAGGTGCAGCCGAAGATCTGGAATCAGATGTCGGCTCCCAGAGTAACCCTAACTCTCAGGTGCAACTTGCTGCTCAAATGAACTTCCCCCATAGGATCTTTAACAAAGCCATTTCAGGAGAACCGGTATCTTACGGCCTATTTTGTGCCACCGGTGGGACGATGGCTTCAGTATTGATCGCTAAGGAAATGTCAGTGATATTTGCTATCGCAATCGGTGCATTTATTGCTGCACTTGTACTCGGATTATTCTCAATTACGGCGCATTTAGGGCGTTGTGCAAGTCAAAAACGTTTCAAACAACCGATATACATGGACATGGTAACAGGGCACATCCCTGTAATTATGGGACATGGATTTATTGCAGTGTTTTGTATAGTGAGTTTTTCATTTATAATGGACCATTTTATGGGACACCCATTCCCACTGCCGCTATTGGCATTACTTTGGGGAATAACAGCAGGAGCCATTGGCTCATCAACAGGTGATGTCCATTATGGTGCGGAAAGAGAGTTCCAGCAACAGGAATTTGGTGCCGGATTAAATGCTGCATTCTCAGGGAATATTGTAAGAAAAGCCGAATCTGGTCTTAGAAACGGTATGGATAATGTCTGGGCATGCGCTAAGTTTGGCGGCCCAATGACAGGACTGGCACTTGGCCTGACTGTGTTCCTGGACAACTGGAGATCAACAATTTTCAGTGGAATGGATCCGGTTCCCGGGAGCATCAATGCTATTATTACGGGAATAATAATCGTCTTGATCCTGATACTTGCCAATAGGCTTGTTGAGGTAAAAGCCAGAAAGGCATACGGTCCATATAAGGAGGAAAGTGGAGGTGTAACCGCATGA
- a CDS encoding adenosylhomocysteinase, translated as MTETLIESGNMKIEWAKNHMPVLAKVREDFIKTQPLSGHIVGMALHVEAKTAVLVETLAAGGAEVAITGCNPLSTQDDVARALDTRENISCYAKYDCSDKEYYSAIDAVLDHKPDITIDDGADLIFKLHTEKQELMPNILGACEETTTGIHRLKSMERDGVLKIPVIAVNDAMTKFLFDNRYGTGQSSWDGIIRTTNLLVAGKNVVIAGYGWCGKGAAMRGVGLGANMIVTEVDPIRALEAKMDGYRVMPMIEAAVIGEIFVTTTGNVDILTKEHFELMPDGAILANSGHFNVEINLDHLKEMAISIRKVRNNITEYDLGGRRINVLADGRLVNLAAGDGHPAEVMDMSFANQALSVEYISKTRLTPGVHPVPNDIDMKVAELKLEALDIRIDTLKPHQYEYMEGWDIGT; from the coding sequence ATGACTGAAACATTGATCGAATCAGGGAATATGAAGATCGAATGGGCAAAGAACCATATGCCTGTACTGGCAAAGGTCAGAGAGGATTTTATCAAAACACAGCCCCTTTCAGGCCATATTGTGGGAATGGCCCTGCACGTGGAAGCAAAAACAGCAGTACTGGTTGAGACCCTGGCAGCGGGGGGCGCAGAAGTGGCTATAACAGGCTGTAATCCCCTGAGTACACAGGATGATGTGGCAAGGGCTCTTGACACCAGGGAGAATATTTCTTGTTATGCAAAATATGATTGTTCTGATAAGGAATATTATAGTGCCATTGATGCCGTACTTGACCATAAACCAGATATCACCATTGATGATGGTGCTGACCTTATTTTTAAACTTCACACAGAAAAACAGGAACTGATGCCGAACATCCTGGGTGCATGTGAAGAGACCACAACTGGCATCCATAGACTGAAATCAATGGAAAGGGACGGTGTTTTGAAGATCCCTGTGATCGCCGTGAACGATGCTATGACAAAATTCCTGTTCGATAATCGCTATGGTACCGGGCAGTCCAGCTGGGATGGTATAATACGCACCACAAACCTCCTGGTCGCCGGTAAGAACGTTGTGATTGCAGGATACGGCTGGTGTGGTAAAGGTGCTGCCATGCGTGGGGTGGGTCTTGGTGCAAATATGATCGTAACTGAAGTAGACCCGATCCGTGCCTTAGAGGCCAAGATGGATGGTTATCGTGTAATGCCAATGATCGAAGCTGCGGTAATTGGCGAGATCTTTGTTACCACCACCGGCAATGTGGATATCCTGACAAAGGAACACTTCGAATTAATGCCTGACGGGGCCATACTTGCCAATTCCGGGCATTTTAATGTGGAGATAAATCTTGACCATTTAAAAGAAATGGCCATTTCAATCCGGAAAGTGCGCAATAACATAACCGAATACGACCTGGGTGGGCGGCGGATAAATGTGCTGGCAGACGGGCGGCTTGTAAATCTCGCTGCCGGGGACGGCCATCCTGCAGAAGTAATGGATATGAGTTTTGCTAACCAGGCATTGAGTGTTGAGTATATTTCCAAAACCAGGCTTACACCAGGTGTACATCCTGTGCCAAATGATATAGATATGAAAGTAGCTGAACTCAAACTTGAGGCCCTTGATATAAGAATCGACACCCTCAAACCCCATCAGTATGAATATATGGAAGGATGGGATATAGGGACTTGA
- a CDS encoding amidohydrolase family protein, whose protein sequence is MADILIKNGYVITMDGPPIKNGCVLIEDSKITYVGKEEKLAQKVIDANNCVVMPGLINTHTHIGMTLFRGYADDLPLKQWLKDHIWPAEAMLTDEDLYIGTMLGCVEMIRSGTTAFADMYVHVDSVARAVEESGMRAALSYGMIDLGDKSRADFELAEGTRFVKKWDGGAEGRITAMYGPHAPNTCSREFLGLVKEQALKDNARIHIHVLETEAELNQMKEQFGMCSVNMLDELGFLGPDVLAAHCIWLSGGDMDILANRNVNIAHCPISNMKLASGIAPVPELLERGANVALGTDGCASNNSLDMFEEMKTTALLHKVNSMDPTTLPAEKVLKMATLNGAKALGVPVGVLKPGMLADMIIVDMNKPHLLPVHNPISHLVYAARGSDVKTTIVNGNILMEDGVVKSIDQVKVMEEAAVAAEKLIQRVKKE, encoded by the coding sequence ATGGCTGATATTCTCATTAAGAACGGTTATGTAATTACAATGGACGGACCTCCTATTAAAAATGGGTGTGTGCTTATAGAAGACAGCAAGATCACCTATGTGGGTAAGGAGGAAAAACTAGCACAAAAAGTGATCGATGCCAACAACTGCGTCGTAATGCCTGGCCTGATCAATACCCATACACATATTGGCATGACGCTTTTTCGCGGTTATGCAGATGATCTGCCTCTAAAACAATGGCTTAAAGATCATATCTGGCCCGCAGAAGCCATGCTCACAGACGAAGACCTGTATATTGGCACCATGCTGGGGTGTGTTGAGATGATAAGATCAGGGACTACAGCTTTTGCAGATATGTATGTCCATGTGGACAGTGTAGCCAGGGCAGTTGAAGAATCAGGGATGAGGGCAGCCCTTTCATACGGCATGATCGACCTGGGAGATAAATCCAGGGCTGATTTCGAATTGGCAGAAGGGACCCGGTTTGTTAAGAAATGGGACGGTGGTGCCGAAGGTCGTATTACCGCAATGTACGGTCCCCATGCCCCAAATACCTGCAGCAGGGAATTCCTGGGGCTTGTAAAGGAACAGGCTCTCAAGGATAATGCCCGCATACATATTCATGTGCTTGAGACCGAGGCTGAACTGAACCAGATGAAAGAGCAGTTCGGGATGTGCAGTGTGAATATGCTGGACGAACTGGGTTTTCTGGGACCTGATGTATTGGCTGCCCACTGCATCTGGCTATCCGGGGGAGACATGGATATCCTTGCCAACAGGAATGTGAATATTGCCCACTGCCCAATTAGCAATATGAAACTGGCATCAGGCATCGCCCCGGTGCCTGAACTGTTAGAACGTGGTGCAAACGTAGCGTTGGGCACGGATGGGTGTGCTTCCAACAACAGCCTGGACATGTTCGAAGAGATGAAAACCACGGCCCTGCTTCATAAAGTAAATTCCATGGATCCTACGACTTTACCGGCTGAAAAAGTATTGAAAATGGCAACCTTAAATGGTGCAAAGGCTCTGGGGGTCCCGGTCGGAGTATTAAAACCAGGCATGTTAGCAGATATGATAATAGTGGATATGAATAAACCCCATTTACTTCCAGTCCATAATCCAATATCCCATCTTGTATATGCCGCCAGAGGCTCTGATGTGAAGACTACGATTGTGAATGGAAATATTTTGATGGAAGATGGAGTGGTCAAATCCATAGACCAGGTAAAAGTTATGGAAGAGGCAGCCGTTGCAGCTGAAAAGCTAATCCAGAGAGTGAAAAAAGAATAA